In a genomic window of Sardina pilchardus chromosome 20, fSarPil1.1, whole genome shotgun sequence:
- the LOC134067610 gene encoding beta-microseminoprotein J1-like gives MDSTLYSGYLTIHAIQWLNQTSCSWLYLLHQGLLAPFDTMVSAALLVVLCTLPSLAHAGCTSTQKAPERVRACRDSDNSLHEVGSKWRVHCMDCTCSASGIHCCQVLPTSIWFPDDCVEVYDEANCHRYAVKKNDPSIECEITGAVGK, from the exons ATGGACTCCACCCTATATTCAGGGTATTTAACCATCCATGCCATTCAGTGGTTAAACCAAACATCCTGTAGTTGGCTATACCTGCTACATCAGGGTTTACTCGCTCCGTTTGACACCATG GTCTCTGCGGCGCTACTagttgtgttgtgcacgttGCCCTCCCTGGCTCATGCTGGATGCACTAGTACTCAGAAGGCACCAG AAAGGGTCCGGGCCTGTAGGGACTCTGATAACAGCTTGCACGAGGTAGGGAGCAAGTGGAGAGTGCACTGCATGGACTGCACCTGTTCTGCCTCTGGGATCCATTGCTGCCAAGT TCTGCCAACTAGCATATGGTTTCCTGATGACTGCGTGGAGGTGTATGACGAGGCAAACTGCCACCGCTATGCGGTAAAGAAGAATGACCCATCCATTGAATGTGAAATTACTGGAGCAGTTGGAAAGTAA
- the ankrd9 gene encoding ankyrin repeat domain-containing protein 9 has translation MPLDLGMYDSRADYKSEKQCQRTSYAFYQAVRDLLPVWVLEDMRTMEVFHWEDDGRACAYSPCEAMLYALVHDHQQYARYLLNRYSIQALEMPSRSFCCCQASTTPHLNIAVRYNRVNILKMIMDSARDFSKTERQSYLNRHGCVHIDGGKTALQLTCDLVRPECLILLLGHGASPYVTDRSGNTPLDCLLDQICQSDFDMRRKHVCLGYLILFMPELRFRMKSQLQKNALQWQTLLGEQAFQWLSGTAPPSLFVQSMQKLTQSIPPEQLDSLPDFLKPPDFRLHQLQNMA, from the coding sequence ATGCCTCTCGATTTGGGAATGTATGACAGCCGTGCGGATTATAAATCCGAAAAACAGTGTCAGAGAACATCGTACGCCTTTTACCAAGCAGTGAGGGACTTGCTACCCGTGTGGGTGCTGGAGGATATGCGAACAATGGAGGTGTTTCACTGGGAGGACGATGGACGTGCGTGCGCTTACTCCCCGTGCGAGGCGATGTTGTACGCACTGGTGCACGACCATCAGCAGTACGCGAGGTACCTTCTCAATCGCTATTCCATCCAAGCGCTGGAGATGCCGAGTCGAAGCTTCTGCTGCTGTCAAGCGTCTACCACGCCGCATCTGAACATCGCTGTCCGTTACAACCGCGTCAACATTCTTAAAATGATCATGGACTCCGCAAGAGACTTCTCTAAAACTGAGAGGCAGAGCTATCTGAACCGCCACGGCTGTGTTCACATCGACGGCGGCAAGACCGCACTGCAGCTCACGTGTGACTTGGTGCGCCCTGAATGTTTGATCCTGTTGCTGGGGCACGGTGCCTCCCCTTACGTGACGGACCGCTCTGGTAATACCCCTTTGGACTGCCTCCTGGATCAGATATGTCAGAGCGATTTTGACATGCGGCGAAAGCACGTTTGTCTTGGCTACCTCATCCTCTTCATGCCAGAGTTGCGTTTCCGGATGAAGAGCCAGCTGCAAAAAAACGCGCTGCAGTGGCAGACGCTCCTGGGCGAGCAGGCGTTCCAGTGGCTCTCGGGAACTGCCCCACCGTCCCTGTTCGTGCAATCCATGCAGAAGCTCACGCAGTCCATCCCCCCTGAACAGCTGGACTCTCTTCCAGATTTCCTCAAGCCACCTGACTTCAGACTGCACCAGCTGCAGAACATGGCATAG
- the tecpr2 gene encoding tectonin beta-propeller repeat-containing protein 2 isoform X2 — protein MATPSPTAPLREFCPLYYLLNAIPAKVQKGFRSVLVYLTALDSNSDYIAVGSSISMLYLYCRRVSQMNKYNLEGKSEAITAVKLLSCFDDLVAVGTASGRVTLFQLVSQLPGRNKQLRRFDVVGLHKSTITALAWSANGMKLFSGDDKGKVVFSAVDLDQGVCNPVVLLEEPSAIVQLDYSQRVLLVSTYHRSVLFYTQDQTMQQLGTKPRKSNGKFGACFQPALCKQSDLLVYAARPGLRLWRTDVKGRVEDTHVLRPLFNHEVPQFQLFPRPGPTGGYRPPDRQLGLVSCFLKEGWVLSWNEYSVYILDCTNQVIIGGLESSGDIVSVSCTENEIFILKGDRDIVRISNSPEGLSASLSELSMRLTSPLSTPTVLLPPNGAVEMAQPIRTMAIIAEPEERAEVEQVEEVQEDGTPVGPDAYRGIGLTGELLALKGTSLGTSMCTSESRSRSSSVTSWDSVPGEYSTSDLSSSRYSTLTPEELQQELVVKAIRVKKRGKRRRQESGSRGNRVLERSSWSESMFVGEGCGGESSEAISTPMSEPPPDPTSLLYSSLEVQSSVSPDQERTPTTGDSNVTSDPLAHAQGASAAPSGAAQDMECQAGVERAEADSAAEQKPNEDGQRESADGAESNPEDLSEEAKPDAAEAVTPDVDLLLECTFSYMQASEEPEPMEDMSSVFADPADHANSTDPADPADPLHAEALDLELPIRPLGYSPSPEPSPSPSSDEEDIYGHGLLGSASSERLRDGLDALNLQGTKQNAQEESRLHKADQLAESWMGYSGPGCGILSLVVTERHVWCLDFKGGLYCSPLPNGGLTWQKFEENVQQVALSPSGALLWKVEQKTMTAYACGKVTIKGKRHWYKALTETACVALSEDTAWIIRTNGDLYLQTGLSVDRPCARSVKVECPCPLAQVCARGGVVWALSEQRALFYREGLNAYCPEGEVWKNDKISENHALEPMCIALGENNTLWALDTNGGLWFRTGISTKLPQGEDQHWWQVSITDYVVFDQGSLFQTLIHATQSVATATRAPVERVAECLRVAFLSQHSQCQPSLVSTNASGVWIASGRNDFHVAKGSLIGTYWRTVVPRGTASATKWAFVFSSAVPSKEGSFLWLGQSRKDLFCMWDGDPQLRPSTVQLPPETEMVHLSACHDALWGLDQHGRVHIRPLSMGCPTGMHWTLLDLNQLGHARLVSLSCGSQNVWGCDSCGMVYFRVGTQPLNPSMMLPAWICIESPALPVGVQLVRVHTSPNDRMLWALDSRANVHVRVGITDEMPVGTDWEHIPGLQASQLAVSLRTVWVRCPNGEVARRYGITDKNAAGDYWKKIPGLVNWLTVTPLDELWAVTPAGGLTQRLTKALQPHSPKPHPSTGSLSTDDLEDEWEVI, from the exons atggcaacaccaAGTCCTACTGCACCGCTGAGGGAGTTCTGCCCCCTCTACTACCTGCTCAATGCCATCCCTGCCAAAGTCCAGAAGGGCTTCCGCTCGGTGCTTGTCTACCTGACGGCCCTCGACAGCAACAGTGACTACATCGCAGTGGGCAGCAGTATTAGCATGCTGTATTTGTACTGCAGGCGAGTCAGTCAGATGAACAAATACAATCTAGAG GGAAAATCAGAGGCCATTACAGCAGTGAAGTTGCTGAGCTGTTTCGATGATCTGGTCGCTGTTGGCACGGCGTCTGGTCGTGTCACACTTTTTCAGCTGGTCTCTCAGCTGCCCGGCAGGAACAAGCAG CTGAGGCGCTTCGACGTAGTCGGACTGCACAAGAGCACCATCACCGCGCTGGCCTGGAGCGCTAACGGCATGAAGCTGTTCTCCGGGGACGACAAGGGCAAAGTGGTGTTCTCCGCGGTCGACTTGGATCAG GGTGTGTGTAACCCTGTGGTGTTGCTGGAGGAGCCTTCAGCCATTGTGCAGCTGGATTACAGTCAGAGAGTGCTGCTGGTCTCCACCTACCACAGATCTGTGCTCTTCTACACCCAGGACCAGACTATGCAACAGCTGGGCACCAAACCACGCAAGAG taatgGCAAGTTTGGGGCCTGCTTCCAGCCAGCGCTGTGCAAGCAGAGTGACTTGCTAGTGTACGCGGCGCGGCCCGGCCTGCGTCTGTGGCGCACCGACGTGAAGGGCCGCGTGGAGGACACGCACGTGCTCAGGCCCCTCTTCAACCACGAGGTCCCCCAGTTCCAGCTCTTCCCGCGGCCAGGGCCCACGGGGGGCTACCGGCCGCCCGACCGGCAGCTGGGCCTGGTCAGCTGCTTCCTGAAGGAGGGCTGGGTGCTCAGCTGGAACGAGTACAGCGTCTACATCTTGGACTGCACCAATCAG GTCATCATTGGTGGACTGGAGAGCAGTGGGGATATTGTGTCTGTCTCCTGTACAGAAAATGAGATCTTTATTCTGAAAGGTGATCGGGACATTGTTCGCATCTCCAACAGCCCTGAGGGCCTGTCCGCAAGCT TGTCGGAGCTCTCTATGCGTCTCACCTCCCCTCTGTCCACTCCCACCGTCTTGCTCCCGCCAAACGGCGCCGTGGAGATGGCCCAGCCCATCAGGACGATGGCCATCATCGCCGAGCCCGAGGAGAGGGCGGaggtggagcaggtggaggaggtgcaggaggacgGCACGCCGGTGGGCCCCGACGCGTACCGCGGCATCGGCCTGACGGGCGAGCTGCTGGCGCTGAAGGGCACCAGCCTGGGCACCAGCATGTGCACCAGCGAGTCGCGGAGCCGCAGCAGCTCGGTCACCTCGTGGGACAGCGTGCCGGGCGAGTACtcgacctctgacctctccaGCAGTCGCTACAGCACGCTGACGCCCGaggagctgcagcaggagctggTAGTGAAGGCCATCAGGGTGAAGAAGAGGGGCAAGAGGAGACGAcaag AGAGTGGTAGTCGTGGGAACCGTGTGCTGGAGCGCAGCAGCTGGTCAGAGAGCATGTTCGTGGGTGAAGGTTGCGGCGGCGAGAGCAGCGAGGCCATCAGCACCCCCATGAGCGAGCCCCCCCCTGACCCCACCAGCCTCCTGTACAGCAGCCTGGAGGTCCAGAGCAGCGTGTCGCCAGACCAGGAGAGAACGCCGACGACCGGCGACTCCAACGTCACCTCGGACCCCCTCGCCCACGCGCAGGGCGCGTCTGCTGCCCCATCTGGCGCCGCCCAGGACATGGAGTGCCAGGCGGGCGTCGAGCGAGCAGAGGCTGACTCGGCAGCCGAGCAGAAACCGAATGAGGACGGACAGAGGGAGTCGGCAGATGGAGCGGAGAGCAATCCTGAGGACCTGTCGGAGGAGGCGAAGCCTGACGCGGCCGAGGCGGTGACCCCGGACGTGGACCTGCTGCTGGAGTGCACCTTCTCCTACATGCAGGCGTCCGAGGAGCCCGAGCCCATGGAGGACATGAGCTCGGTGTTCGCAGATCCTGCCGACCACGCCAACTCCACGGACCCTGCCGATCCCGCCGATCCCCTGCACGCAGAGGCCCTGGACCTGGAGCTCCCCATCCGACCACTGGGATACTCTCCATCGCCTGAGCCTTCTCCGTCGCCCTCTAGTGATGAGGAGGACATCTACGGCCACGGGCTACTTGGCTCAGCCTCCAGTGAGCGACTGAGGGATGGGCTGGACGCTCTGAACTTGCAGGGGACCAAGCAGAACGCACAAGAGGAGTCCAGATTACACAAAGCAGATCAG TTGGCAGAGAGCTGGATGGGATACTCAGGCCCCGGCTGTGGCATCCTGAGCCTGGTGGTGACCGAGCGGCACGTGTGGTGTCTAGACTTCAAAGGCGGCCTCTACTGCAGCCCGCTGCCCAACGGCGGGCTCACTTGGCAGAAGTTTGAGGAGAACGTCCAGCAGGTGGCACTGTCCCCCTCAG GTGCTCTGCTATGGAAGGTGGAACAGAAGACCATGACGGCGTATGCCTGCGGTAAGGTCACCATCAAGGGGAAGAGGCACTGGTACAAGGCCCTGACGGAGACCGCCTGCGTGGCCCTCAGCGAGGACACAGCCTGGATCATTCGCACCAACGGAGACCTATACTTGCAGACAG GGCTGAGTGTGGACCGGCCATGTGCGAGGTCGGTGAAGGTGGAGTGTCCGTGCCCGTTGGCACAGGTGTGTGCCAGGGGCGGGGTGGTGTGGGCACTGAGCGAACAGCGGGCGCTCTTCTACAGGGAGGGACTCAACGCCTACTGCCCCGAGGGAGAAGTCTGGAAGAATGATAAAATCAG TGAAAACCATGCCCTGGAGCCAATGTGCATAGCGCTGGGAGAGAATAATACCCTGTGGGCTCTGGACACCAATGGGGGCCTGTGGTTCAGGACTGGCATCTCCACCAAACTACCCCAGGGGGAGGACCAGCACTGGTGGCAG GTGAGCATCACCGACTACGTGGTGTTCGACCAGGGCAGCCTCTTTCAGACGCTCATCCACGCCACCCAGAGCGTTGCCACGGCGACGCGGGCCCCCGTGGAGCGCGTGGCCGAGTGCCTGCGCGTGGCGTTCCTCTCGCAGCACTCGCAGTGCCAGCCCAGCCTGGTCAGCACCAACGCCAGCGGCGTCTGGATCGCCTCCGGACGCAACGACTTCCACGTGGCCAAGGGCAGCCTCATAG gtacCTACTGGAGGACTGTGGTTCCTAGAGGAACAGCATCTGCCACTAAGTGGGCGTTTGTCTTCTCCTCAGCTGTACCATCTAAAGAag ggagtttCCTGTGGCTGGGCCAGAGCAGGAAGGATCTGTTCTGCATGTGGGACGGGGACCCGCAGCTGCGGCCCTCCACCGTCCAGCTCCCGCCGGAGACCGAGATGGTGCACCTGTCCGCCTGCCACGACGCCCTGTGGGGCCTGGACCAGCACGGCCGCGTCCACATCCGCCCGCTCAGCATGGGCTGCCCCACCGGCATGCACTGGACCCTGCTGGACCTCAACCAGCTCG GTCACGCCAGGCTGGTGAGTCTGTCATGCGGGAGCCAGAATGTGTGGGGGTGTGACTCGTGCGGGATGGTTTACTTCAGGGTGGGGACACAGCCGCTCAATCCCAGCATGATGCTCCCCGCCTGGATCTGTATTGAGTCGCCCGCACTg ccggtCGGAGTGCAGCTGGTTCGGGTCCACACCAGTCCGAATGACCGCATGCTGTGGGCACTGGACAGCCGGGCCAACGTGCATGTGAGGGTGGGCATCACTGATGAGATGCCAGTGGGCACAGACTGGGAGCACATTCCAG GTCTGCAGGCCAGCCAGCTGGCTGTGAGCTTGAGGACGGTGTGGGTGCGCTGCCCCAATGGCGAGGTGGCTCGCCGGTACGGCATCACAGACAAAAACGCTGCAGGCGACTACTGGAAGAAGATCCCTGGCCTGGTCAACTGGTTAACAG TGACTCCTCTGGATGAGCTGTGGGCAGTGACTCCTGCCGGTGGCCTGACCCAGCGCCTCACCAAGGCCCTGCAGCCCCACAGCCCCAAACCGCACCCCTCCACCGGCTCCCTGAGCACCGACGACCTGGAGGACGAGTGGGAGGTCATctaa
- the tecpr2 gene encoding tectonin beta-propeller repeat-containing protein 2 isoform X1 codes for MESEADPSLAAMATPSPTAPLREFCPLYYLLNAIPAKVQKGFRSVLVYLTALDSNSDYIAVGSSISMLYLYCRRVSQMNKYNLEGKSEAITAVKLLSCFDDLVAVGTASGRVTLFQLVSQLPGRNKQLRRFDVVGLHKSTITALAWSANGMKLFSGDDKGKVVFSAVDLDQGVCNPVVLLEEPSAIVQLDYSQRVLLVSTYHRSVLFYTQDQTMQQLGTKPRKSNGKFGACFQPALCKQSDLLVYAARPGLRLWRTDVKGRVEDTHVLRPLFNHEVPQFQLFPRPGPTGGYRPPDRQLGLVSCFLKEGWVLSWNEYSVYILDCTNQVIIGGLESSGDIVSVSCTENEIFILKGDRDIVRISNSPEGLSASLSELSMRLTSPLSTPTVLLPPNGAVEMAQPIRTMAIIAEPEERAEVEQVEEVQEDGTPVGPDAYRGIGLTGELLALKGTSLGTSMCTSESRSRSSSVTSWDSVPGEYSTSDLSSSRYSTLTPEELQQELVVKAIRVKKRGKRRRQESGSRGNRVLERSSWSESMFVGEGCGGESSEAISTPMSEPPPDPTSLLYSSLEVQSSVSPDQERTPTTGDSNVTSDPLAHAQGASAAPSGAAQDMECQAGVERAEADSAAEQKPNEDGQRESADGAESNPEDLSEEAKPDAAEAVTPDVDLLLECTFSYMQASEEPEPMEDMSSVFADPADHANSTDPADPADPLHAEALDLELPIRPLGYSPSPEPSPSPSSDEEDIYGHGLLGSASSERLRDGLDALNLQGTKQNAQEESRLHKADQLAESWMGYSGPGCGILSLVVTERHVWCLDFKGGLYCSPLPNGGLTWQKFEENVQQVALSPSGALLWKVEQKTMTAYACGKVTIKGKRHWYKALTETACVALSEDTAWIIRTNGDLYLQTGLSVDRPCARSVKVECPCPLAQVCARGGVVWALSEQRALFYREGLNAYCPEGEVWKNDKISENHALEPMCIALGENNTLWALDTNGGLWFRTGISTKLPQGEDQHWWQVSITDYVVFDQGSLFQTLIHATQSVATATRAPVERVAECLRVAFLSQHSQCQPSLVSTNASGVWIASGRNDFHVAKGSLIGTYWRTVVPRGTASATKWAFVFSSAVPSKEGSFLWLGQSRKDLFCMWDGDPQLRPSTVQLPPETEMVHLSACHDALWGLDQHGRVHIRPLSMGCPTGMHWTLLDLNQLGHARLVSLSCGSQNVWGCDSCGMVYFRVGTQPLNPSMMLPAWICIESPALPVGVQLVRVHTSPNDRMLWALDSRANVHVRVGITDEMPVGTDWEHIPGLQASQLAVSLRTVWVRCPNGEVARRYGITDKNAAGDYWKKIPGLVNWLTVTPLDELWAVTPAGGLTQRLTKALQPHSPKPHPSTGSLSTDDLEDEWEVI; via the exons ATGGAATCGG AAGCAGACCCCTCTTTagctgccatggcaacaccaAGTCCTACTGCACCGCTGAGGGAGTTCTGCCCCCTCTACTACCTGCTCAATGCCATCCCTGCCAAAGTCCAGAAGGGCTTCCGCTCGGTGCTTGTCTACCTGACGGCCCTCGACAGCAACAGTGACTACATCGCAGTGGGCAGCAGTATTAGCATGCTGTATTTGTACTGCAGGCGAGTCAGTCAGATGAACAAATACAATCTAGAG GGAAAATCAGAGGCCATTACAGCAGTGAAGTTGCTGAGCTGTTTCGATGATCTGGTCGCTGTTGGCACGGCGTCTGGTCGTGTCACACTTTTTCAGCTGGTCTCTCAGCTGCCCGGCAGGAACAAGCAG CTGAGGCGCTTCGACGTAGTCGGACTGCACAAGAGCACCATCACCGCGCTGGCCTGGAGCGCTAACGGCATGAAGCTGTTCTCCGGGGACGACAAGGGCAAAGTGGTGTTCTCCGCGGTCGACTTGGATCAG GGTGTGTGTAACCCTGTGGTGTTGCTGGAGGAGCCTTCAGCCATTGTGCAGCTGGATTACAGTCAGAGAGTGCTGCTGGTCTCCACCTACCACAGATCTGTGCTCTTCTACACCCAGGACCAGACTATGCAACAGCTGGGCACCAAACCACGCAAGAG taatgGCAAGTTTGGGGCCTGCTTCCAGCCAGCGCTGTGCAAGCAGAGTGACTTGCTAGTGTACGCGGCGCGGCCCGGCCTGCGTCTGTGGCGCACCGACGTGAAGGGCCGCGTGGAGGACACGCACGTGCTCAGGCCCCTCTTCAACCACGAGGTCCCCCAGTTCCAGCTCTTCCCGCGGCCAGGGCCCACGGGGGGCTACCGGCCGCCCGACCGGCAGCTGGGCCTGGTCAGCTGCTTCCTGAAGGAGGGCTGGGTGCTCAGCTGGAACGAGTACAGCGTCTACATCTTGGACTGCACCAATCAG GTCATCATTGGTGGACTGGAGAGCAGTGGGGATATTGTGTCTGTCTCCTGTACAGAAAATGAGATCTTTATTCTGAAAGGTGATCGGGACATTGTTCGCATCTCCAACAGCCCTGAGGGCCTGTCCGCAAGCT TGTCGGAGCTCTCTATGCGTCTCACCTCCCCTCTGTCCACTCCCACCGTCTTGCTCCCGCCAAACGGCGCCGTGGAGATGGCCCAGCCCATCAGGACGATGGCCATCATCGCCGAGCCCGAGGAGAGGGCGGaggtggagcaggtggaggaggtgcaggaggacgGCACGCCGGTGGGCCCCGACGCGTACCGCGGCATCGGCCTGACGGGCGAGCTGCTGGCGCTGAAGGGCACCAGCCTGGGCACCAGCATGTGCACCAGCGAGTCGCGGAGCCGCAGCAGCTCGGTCACCTCGTGGGACAGCGTGCCGGGCGAGTACtcgacctctgacctctccaGCAGTCGCTACAGCACGCTGACGCCCGaggagctgcagcaggagctggTAGTGAAGGCCATCAGGGTGAAGAAGAGGGGCAAGAGGAGACGAcaag AGAGTGGTAGTCGTGGGAACCGTGTGCTGGAGCGCAGCAGCTGGTCAGAGAGCATGTTCGTGGGTGAAGGTTGCGGCGGCGAGAGCAGCGAGGCCATCAGCACCCCCATGAGCGAGCCCCCCCCTGACCCCACCAGCCTCCTGTACAGCAGCCTGGAGGTCCAGAGCAGCGTGTCGCCAGACCAGGAGAGAACGCCGACGACCGGCGACTCCAACGTCACCTCGGACCCCCTCGCCCACGCGCAGGGCGCGTCTGCTGCCCCATCTGGCGCCGCCCAGGACATGGAGTGCCAGGCGGGCGTCGAGCGAGCAGAGGCTGACTCGGCAGCCGAGCAGAAACCGAATGAGGACGGACAGAGGGAGTCGGCAGATGGAGCGGAGAGCAATCCTGAGGACCTGTCGGAGGAGGCGAAGCCTGACGCGGCCGAGGCGGTGACCCCGGACGTGGACCTGCTGCTGGAGTGCACCTTCTCCTACATGCAGGCGTCCGAGGAGCCCGAGCCCATGGAGGACATGAGCTCGGTGTTCGCAGATCCTGCCGACCACGCCAACTCCACGGACCCTGCCGATCCCGCCGATCCCCTGCACGCAGAGGCCCTGGACCTGGAGCTCCCCATCCGACCACTGGGATACTCTCCATCGCCTGAGCCTTCTCCGTCGCCCTCTAGTGATGAGGAGGACATCTACGGCCACGGGCTACTTGGCTCAGCCTCCAGTGAGCGACTGAGGGATGGGCTGGACGCTCTGAACTTGCAGGGGACCAAGCAGAACGCACAAGAGGAGTCCAGATTACACAAAGCAGATCAG TTGGCAGAGAGCTGGATGGGATACTCAGGCCCCGGCTGTGGCATCCTGAGCCTGGTGGTGACCGAGCGGCACGTGTGGTGTCTAGACTTCAAAGGCGGCCTCTACTGCAGCCCGCTGCCCAACGGCGGGCTCACTTGGCAGAAGTTTGAGGAGAACGTCCAGCAGGTGGCACTGTCCCCCTCAG GTGCTCTGCTATGGAAGGTGGAACAGAAGACCATGACGGCGTATGCCTGCGGTAAGGTCACCATCAAGGGGAAGAGGCACTGGTACAAGGCCCTGACGGAGACCGCCTGCGTGGCCCTCAGCGAGGACACAGCCTGGATCATTCGCACCAACGGAGACCTATACTTGCAGACAG GGCTGAGTGTGGACCGGCCATGTGCGAGGTCGGTGAAGGTGGAGTGTCCGTGCCCGTTGGCACAGGTGTGTGCCAGGGGCGGGGTGGTGTGGGCACTGAGCGAACAGCGGGCGCTCTTCTACAGGGAGGGACTCAACGCCTACTGCCCCGAGGGAGAAGTCTGGAAGAATGATAAAATCAG TGAAAACCATGCCCTGGAGCCAATGTGCATAGCGCTGGGAGAGAATAATACCCTGTGGGCTCTGGACACCAATGGGGGCCTGTGGTTCAGGACTGGCATCTCCACCAAACTACCCCAGGGGGAGGACCAGCACTGGTGGCAG GTGAGCATCACCGACTACGTGGTGTTCGACCAGGGCAGCCTCTTTCAGACGCTCATCCACGCCACCCAGAGCGTTGCCACGGCGACGCGGGCCCCCGTGGAGCGCGTGGCCGAGTGCCTGCGCGTGGCGTTCCTCTCGCAGCACTCGCAGTGCCAGCCCAGCCTGGTCAGCACCAACGCCAGCGGCGTCTGGATCGCCTCCGGACGCAACGACTTCCACGTGGCCAAGGGCAGCCTCATAG gtacCTACTGGAGGACTGTGGTTCCTAGAGGAACAGCATCTGCCACTAAGTGGGCGTTTGTCTTCTCCTCAGCTGTACCATCTAAAGAag ggagtttCCTGTGGCTGGGCCAGAGCAGGAAGGATCTGTTCTGCATGTGGGACGGGGACCCGCAGCTGCGGCCCTCCACCGTCCAGCTCCCGCCGGAGACCGAGATGGTGCACCTGTCCGCCTGCCACGACGCCCTGTGGGGCCTGGACCAGCACGGCCGCGTCCACATCCGCCCGCTCAGCATGGGCTGCCCCACCGGCATGCACTGGACCCTGCTGGACCTCAACCAGCTCG GTCACGCCAGGCTGGTGAGTCTGTCATGCGGGAGCCAGAATGTGTGGGGGTGTGACTCGTGCGGGATGGTTTACTTCAGGGTGGGGACACAGCCGCTCAATCCCAGCATGATGCTCCCCGCCTGGATCTGTATTGAGTCGCCCGCACTg ccggtCGGAGTGCAGCTGGTTCGGGTCCACACCAGTCCGAATGACCGCATGCTGTGGGCACTGGACAGCCGGGCCAACGTGCATGTGAGGGTGGGCATCACTGATGAGATGCCAGTGGGCACAGACTGGGAGCACATTCCAG GTCTGCAGGCCAGCCAGCTGGCTGTGAGCTTGAGGACGGTGTGGGTGCGCTGCCCCAATGGCGAGGTGGCTCGCCGGTACGGCATCACAGACAAAAACGCTGCAGGCGACTACTGGAAGAAGATCCCTGGCCTGGTCAACTGGTTAACAG TGACTCCTCTGGATGAGCTGTGGGCAGTGACTCCTGCCGGTGGCCTGACCCAGCGCCTCACCAAGGCCCTGCAGCCCCACAGCCCCAAACCGCACCCCTCCACCGGCTCCCTGAGCACCGACGACCTGGAGGACGAGTGGGAGGTCATctaa